The following are encoded in a window of Trichocoleus sp. genomic DNA:
- a CDS encoding DUF924 family protein — protein sequence MAELPTQAAKVLRFWFGDPDSKDTSYKQRRKLWFGKDPEFDRAVIERFRPLHNRAVAGMLDSWQTAPLTALALVIVFDQFPRNMFRGTPEAFATDSQALAVAKGAIELGFGQFLEPIQRIFLYLPLEHSENLEDQNEAVALYQILCDTNPELSDTFDSAVRHQAVIKQFGRFPHRNAILGRESTPEEVDFLQQPGSSF from the coding sequence GTGGCTGAATTACCCACTCAGGCAGCGAAGGTGCTGCGGTTCTGGTTTGGCGACCCAGACAGCAAGGATACGAGCTACAAACAGCGACGTAAACTCTGGTTTGGCAAAGACCCAGAATTCGATCGCGCCGTGATTGAACGGTTTCGTCCGCTTCACAACCGGGCTGTTGCTGGAATGTTAGACAGTTGGCAAACTGCGCCACTGACAGCCTTGGCACTGGTGATTGTATTTGATCAGTTTCCCCGAAATATGTTTCGCGGTACGCCCGAAGCTTTCGCGACGGACAGTCAGGCACTAGCCGTTGCTAAAGGGGCGATCGAGCTGGGATTTGGGCAATTTTTGGAGCCGATCCAGCGTATCTTTCTCTATCTGCCGCTTGAGCATAGCGAAAATCTGGAAGACCAGAATGAAGCGGTAGCACTCTATCAAATTCTTTGCGACACGAATCCTGAACTCTCAGATACGTTCGACTCTGCTGTTCGTCATCAAGCTGTTATTAAGCAGTTCGGGCGCTTTCCCCACCGTAACGCCATCCTGGGTAGAGAAAGCACTCCTGAAGAAGTTGATTTTTTGCAGCAGCCCGGCTCTTCCTTCTAG
- a CDS encoding DUF2854 domain-containing protein, with protein sequence MLRQISLGTLGLVVGGILSVVGFAAYFGQNATLNLVGFFYGIPLLLGGLALRVAELKPAPYTIPTTPEILALREQQATATQNQIRKDVTRYRYGQEAHLDSSLKYLGLSPSDDECPTLSGISEQERDGAYALVLEFESPMIPLTTWQEKQEKIARFFGPGLRVEINQTDEDQISVALIAAPEPAEQS encoded by the coding sequence ATGTTACGCCAAATTTCTCTTGGAACACTGGGCTTAGTTGTCGGCGGTATCTTATCGGTGGTGGGATTTGCCGCTTACTTTGGTCAAAATGCAACGCTCAATCTAGTTGGGTTCTTTTATGGAATTCCTTTACTGTTGGGTGGTTTAGCCCTCCGAGTTGCAGAGCTGAAACCTGCACCTTACACCATCCCCACAACCCCAGAAATCCTTGCCCTTCGAGAACAGCAAGCCACTGCTACTCAAAATCAAATCCGTAAAGATGTCACTCGTTATCGCTATGGGCAAGAGGCACACCTCGATAGTTCCTTGAAATATTTGGGTTTAAGCCCCAGTGATGATGAATGCCCTACCTTGTCCGGCATCTCAGAGCAAGAGCGAGACGGTGCTTATGCGCTGGTGCTGGAGTTTGAGTCTCCAATGATTCCTCTCACAACCTGGCAAGAGAAGCAAGAAAAAATTGCCAGATTTTTTGGTCCTGGCTTGCGAGTGGAGATCAACCAAACTGATGAGGATCAAATCAGTGTGGCGTTGATTGCGGCTCCAGAACCAGCAGAGCAAAGCTAG
- a CDS encoding 2Fe-2S iron-sulfur cluster-binding protein — protein MTQTYQVEILHQGASHTLAVPADQTVLEAALAAGLDLPSSCNAGVCTTCAAQVLSGAIDQTDGMGISPALQEQGYALLCVAYPRSDLKIETEKEDIVYQLQFGQFQESKSKK, from the coding sequence ATGACCCAAACGTATCAGGTTGAAATTCTCCACCAAGGAGCCAGTCATACGCTCGCAGTTCCCGCAGATCAAACCGTACTAGAGGCAGCACTTGCCGCCGGGCTCGATCTACCTTCCTCCTGTAATGCTGGAGTTTGTACGACCTGTGCCGCCCAGGTTTTATCAGGAGCTATCGATCAAACCGATGGGATGGGCATTAGTCCAGCGCTGCAGGAACAGGGTTATGCGCTGCTCTGTGTCGCTTATCCTCGCTCAGATCTGAAGATTGAAACCGAGAAAGAAGACATTGTTTATCAATTGCAGTTTGGTCAGTTTCAAGAAAGTAAATCCAAAAAGTGA
- a CDS encoding DUF3326 domain-containing protein: MRPYTVVLIVPTGIGASIGGYAGDALPVVRALSQVADRVVTHPNVMNGASLYWSLPNALYVEGYGLDQFAANQWGLRPVHQNRIGIVLDQGIEPDLRLRHLQAADATRATLGLNLTDYVVTDAPLGVELRTAGSGATWGTIQKPDSLLRAVEKLITQAKAEAIAVIARFPDDPGTEALMLYRQGQGVDPLAGAEAVISHLVVRTFHIPCAHAPALMPLPLDPSLSPRSAAEELGYTFLPCVLVGLSRAPQFVTQSATEKDRSPQPNGANQIWADEIDALVVPASACGGSAVLSLSQTATQIIAVQENQTRLKVPAAALGIPAIEVGSYLEAIGALVAHRAGISPLSLRPHLANLKAL, from the coding sequence TTGCGTCCCTATACTGTTGTTTTAATTGTGCCAACGGGCATTGGAGCTTCGATTGGGGGCTATGCTGGCGATGCGCTGCCTGTCGTTCGTGCCCTGTCTCAGGTTGCCGATCGCGTGGTGACTCATCCCAATGTGATGAATGGAGCCTCGCTGTATTGGTCGTTGCCAAATGCGCTCTATGTTGAGGGCTATGGACTGGATCAGTTTGCGGCAAACCAGTGGGGCTTGCGTCCGGTGCATCAAAATCGCATTGGCATTGTGCTGGATCAGGGCATCGAACCGGACTTGCGGCTGCGACATCTTCAGGCGGCGGATGCAACAAGAGCAACGCTGGGCTTAAATTTGACGGATTATGTCGTGACCGATGCACCGCTAGGCGTAGAACTGCGAACGGCGGGTTCTGGAGCGACCTGGGGAACCATCCAAAAGCCTGATAGCCTGCTGCGGGCGGTCGAGAAGCTGATCACCCAAGCGAAAGCAGAAGCGATTGCTGTCATTGCGCGCTTTCCAGATGATCCGGGGACAGAAGCGCTGATGCTCTATCGTCAGGGGCAGGGAGTTGATCCGTTAGCCGGAGCGGAAGCCGTGATCAGCCACCTTGTAGTACGAACCTTTCATATTCCCTGCGCCCATGCTCCAGCCCTGATGCCCCTCCCCCTCGACCCGTCGCTTTCACCCCGATCGGCAGCCGAAGAATTGGGCTACACATTTCTCCCCTGCGTTTTAGTGGGCTTGAGTCGTGCCCCGCAATTTGTAACGCAATCTGCTACTGAGAAAGATCGATCGCCTCAGCCCAACGGGGCAAATCAGATTTGGGCAGATGAAATTGATGCTTTGGTTGTTCCGGCATCCGCCTGTGGCGGCAGTGCTGTTTTGAGCCTTAGCCAAACTGCAACCCAAATCATTGCAGTGCAGGAAAATCAAACTCGGCTCAAGGTTCCGGCAGCGGCTCTTGGAATCCCGGCAATTGAAGTCGGTTCTTATTTAGAAGCGATCGGTGCTCTGGTGGCTCATCGAGCGGGAATTAGCCCGCTATCTCTCCGTCCTCATCTAGCAAATTTGAAAGCATTGTAA
- a CDS encoding CPBP family intramembrane glutamic endopeptidase codes for MSEQPPSNPSPNPEVEPLSRVQILTAMGVTAIVLLLASRLWMLFDPVAILPVRWSLAALLWGFSLGIGITIASSLIYRLWADYRRSADYYLELIIKPLAVPDLVWLGLLPGLSEELLFRGVMLPSIGLTWFGLIISSLCFGVLHFSGSQQWPYVIWATIIGLVLGWGAWETGNLLVPIVAHISTNLISSCLWKIKTSSYN; via the coding sequence GTGTCTGAACAACCCCCCTCGAATCCGAGTCCAAACCCTGAAGTTGAACCACTCAGCCGTGTGCAAATTTTGACGGCAATGGGCGTGACAGCGATCGTTTTGCTGTTGGCTTCCCGTCTTTGGATGCTGTTTGATCCGGTAGCAATCCTGCCTGTGCGCTGGTCATTAGCCGCTTTGCTCTGGGGTTTCAGCCTGGGAATTGGTATTACGATCGCCAGTTCTTTGATCTATCGCCTCTGGGCTGATTATCGCCGCAGCGCAGATTACTATTTAGAACTCATCATTAAACCTCTAGCCGTGCCTGATTTAGTTTGGCTGGGGCTATTACCTGGGCTGAGCGAAGAACTGCTGTTTCGAGGAGTGATGCTACCGTCGATCGGGCTAACCTGGTTTGGGCTAATTATTTCTAGTCTTTGTTTTGGAGTACTGCACTTTAGCGGTAGCCAGCAGTGGCCTTATGTCATCTGGGCAACCATTATTGGGCTGGTTCTGGGATGGGGTGCCTGGGAAACTGGCAATCTTCTGGTGCCGATCGTGGCTCACATCAGCACAAATCTGATTTCAAGCTGCCTTTGGAAGATCAAAACATCTTCCTACAATTAA